In the genome of Oncorhynchus gorbuscha isolate QuinsamMale2020 ecotype Even-year linkage group LG05, OgorEven_v1.0, whole genome shotgun sequence, the window actggacagagtaaCTCCActtagaaggtcagcatcccggagtcacttCTTCATTGTTGAGACctgttttgctggtactatttaatgaagctgccagttgaggacttgaggcgtctctttctcaaactagacacttatGTACTTGTccccttgctcagttgtgcaccggggcctcccaatcctctttctattctagttacagCCCGTTTGctatgttctgtgaagggagtagtacccagcgttgtacaagatcttcagtttcttggcaatttctcgcatggaatagccttcatttctcagaacaggaacagactgatgagtttcagaagaaagttatttgtttctgccattttgagcctgtaatcgaacccacaaatgctaatgctcaactagtctaaagaaggccagttttattgcttctttaattagaacaacagttttcagctgtgctaacatgactgcaaaagggttttctaatgaccaatttgccttttaaaattataaacttggattagctaacacaacgtgccattggaacacagaagtgatggttgctgataatgggcctctgtatccCATGTAGGTATTCTATTAAAAttcagcagtttccagctacaatggtaTTTTCACATTTTAATTAAATAGTCATTTAAAATTttcattaaccatgtctacactgtatttctgatcaatttgatgttattttattggacaaaaatgtgctttactttcaaaagcaaggacatttcaaagtgaccccaaacttctgaacgGAAGTGTATGTTTATGTGTTAATGCCCGTGTgggctgtatgtgtgtatatcttggacaggtgtgtcagagagagagtgtcaggtgATGAAGAAGCTAAAGGTGGTGGTAGACAAACAGAGGGATGAGATCCGGGATAAGGACCATGAGCTGAAACTCAAGAACGAGGACCTGGAGGCGGTGAGGCTTGTCTCTTTTCATCTAGTAGCATTCCACACTCCCTGAACTACATAACAATCCCTCCTATGCTTCCTACTGTCTGTAGCCTAATGCTTCAGCACATATATGTCTTGTCTTACCTGAGGAGGACAACAACTTCCACCAACAATCTGGACACTGTTTCCATCAGTTCATTACAGATAAATGTGTAGGATTAAACGGACTCCTTCCTCCCCTTATAGCTTCAGCTGCAGCAGcaccatctgatgaagatcaaccTGGACCTACGACACAGGATCAGTGTGGTAGAGGCTCAGGGCAAGGCAGCGATCCAACAGAAGGCTGAGCTGGAGGCTATGTCCCAGGCGCGCCAGCAGGAGCTCGGGGCCCTGCGTCGGGAGGTGGCAAGGCTGAAGGAGGAGCGCAAAGAGTGGGAGCTGGACATGAAGAGGTCAGCCGAGGAGGAACCATCCCCCTCAAAGTCTGTGATGACAATGCTTACACCAGTATCGACCAAGGTAACCACAGCTACAACCCCCTACCTGATCAAGTCCATTACATTTCTCTTTAAGACACCATTACATATCTGTACGCTTCACCTTGTAGAGTTAAGATTATACCCAAATTACAGGGTTTTAAGTTCCCTATTGACAAGAACACAATAACATGACATCCACCCAAGGAGGGTCAGTCAACCTTGTAGATTAGCCATTGAGTATCATTGCCACTGCTCACAAAGCCTGTCATAGCACTGTAAGTGACCGTGCTATTTCCCAAATCCAGTCCTTGGTACTAGCACCAGCAGCCTCCATCGTACACAATTCTTTTTGGGCGGAATGCAGAAGTGACCATGAATTCCTGGCACAGTGCTTTGAGTCAGAAGAGAGCCCTCCTGTCCTCTCGCTGTGTGACAAGGACCAGGAGGAGGAACCTGATGTCCTGGACCAGAAGGAGTCCGACAGGCCCCACTTCACCCTCGAGGAGCTACGGGACGTCCTGAAGGAGAGGAACGAACTCAAAGCTCAAGTGTTCATGCTGAGAGAGGAGCTCATCTATTACAAAAGGTTACATGATAGATATGACATCCGCTGTGTGAAAAAACAAAgtgaataaaaacatttaaaaaagaatTACCTGGAGTTGAGGGACTAGGGATTTATCATCACTTTTTAATACCGCTTCAACTGAATCTTATGTtattactatactgaacaaaaatataagcgcaacatgcaatcatttcaaagattttactgagttacggttcatataaggaaatcagtcaattgtaaTAAATTAATTAGaccctgatctatggatttcacatgactgggaatacagataccttaaaaaaaaaaggtaggggcgtggatcagaaaaccagtcactatctggtgtgactgccatttgcctcatgcagtgtgatCTCCTTCGCATTGATTTGagcaggctgttgattgtggactgttgtcccactcctcttcaatggctgtgcgaagttgctggatattggccggacctggaacatgctgtcgtacatttacatttacatttaagtcatttagcagacgctcttatccagagcgacttacaaattggtgcgttcaccttatgacatccagtggaacagccactttacaatagtgcatctaaatcttttaagggggggggggtgagaaggattactttatcctatcctaggtattccttaaagaggtggggtttcaggtgtctccggaaggtggtgattgactccgctgtcctggcgtcgtgagggagtttgttccaccattgggggggccagagcagcgaatagttttgactgggctgagcgggaactgtacttcctcagtggtagggaggcgagcaggccagaagtggatgaacgcagtgcccttgtttgggtgtagggcctgatcagagcctggaggtactgaggtgccgttcccctcacagctctgtaggcaagcaccatggtcttgtagcggatgcgagcttcaactggaagccagtggagagagcggaggagcggggtgacgtgagagaacttgggaaggttgaacaccagacgggctgcggcgttctggatgagttgtaggggtttaatggcacaggcagggagcccagccaacagcgagttgcagtaatccagacgggagatgacaagtgcctggattaggacctgcgccacttcctgtgtgaggcagggtcgtactctgcggatgttgtagagcatgaacctacaggaacgggccaccgccttgatgttagttgagaacgacagggtgttgtccaggatcacgccaaggttcttagcgctctgggaggaggacacaatggagttgtcaaccgtgatggcgagatcatggaacgggcagtccttccccgggaggaagagcagctccgtcttgccgaggttcagcttgaggtggtgatccgtcatccacactgatatgtctgccagacatgcagagatgcgattcgccacctggtcatcagaaggggggaaaggagaagattaattgtgtgtcgtctgcatagcaatgataggagagaccatgaggttatgacagagccaagtgacttggtgtatagcgagaataggagagggcctagaacagagccctgggggacaccagtggtgagagcgcgtggtgaggagacagattctcgccacaccacctggtaggagcgacctgtcaggacgcaatccaagcgtgggccgcgccggagatgcccaactcggagagggtggagaggaggatctgattgttcacagtatcgaaggcagccgataggtctacacgtcgatccagagcatcccaaacacgcTCAACGGGTGACagtctgagtatgcaggccatggaataactggatcattttcagcttccagcaaTTGTGTACAagtccttgcaacatggggccatgcactatcatgctgaaacatgaggtgatggcagtagATGAATGGTACGACAATGGGCCCCA includes:
- the LOC124036338 gene encoding RILP-like protein 1 isoform X2 codes for the protein MEDFGTPLDKNATELTVMDVYDIAAVVGQEFERIIDQFGCEASLRLMPKVVRILEVLEVLVTRNNINPETEELRRELDRLRMERNDRLKKEQLHQKELELVEDVWRGEAQDLLSQITQLQVENKSLRKSLSLKDSPVTEDLQRQEGVSERECQVMKKLKVVVDKQRDEIRDKDHELKLKNEDLEALQLQQHHLMKINLDLRHRISVVEAQGKAAIQQKAELEAMSQARQQELGALRREVARLKEERKEWELDMKRSAEEEPSPSKSVMTMLTPVSTKSLVLAPAASIVHNSFWAECRSDHEFLAQCFESEESPPVLSLCDKDQEEEPDVLDQKESDRPHFTLEELRDVLKERNELKAQVFMLREELIYYKSEELENEIYGTNLDPSLQSQPAATEQPDSGIKRLFSIFSGEKRRPEEVICYLHAEQAQEALKHP
- the LOC124036338 gene encoding RILP-like protein 1 isoform X1, yielding MEDFGTPLDKNATELTVMDVYDIAAVVGQEFERIIDQFGCEASLRLMPKVVRILEVLEVLVTRNNINPETEELRRELDRLRMERNDRLKKEQLHQKELELVEDVWRGEAQDLLSQITQLQVENKSLRKSLSLKDSPVTEDLQRQEGVSERECQVMKKLKVVVDKQRDEIRDKDHELKLKNEDLEALQLQQHHLMKINLDLRHRISVVEAQGKAAIQQKAELEAMSQARQQELGALRREVARLKEERKEWELDMKRSAEEEPSPSKSVMTMLTPVSTKSLVLAPAASIVHNSFWAECRSDHEFLAQCFESEESPPVLSLCDKDQEEEPDVLDQKESDRPHFTLEELRDVLKERNELKAQVFMLREELIYYKSEELENEIYGTNLDPSLQSQPAATEQPDSGIKRLIFTAVMPMVAAGLIADDPTLQPIRRLMSCV